A single Tenacibaculum sp. Bg11-29 DNA region contains:
- the pheT gene encoding phenylalanine--tRNA ligase subunit beta, producing the protein MKISYNWLRQFLQTDWEAEKTGELLTDLGLEVEGIETVESIKGSLKGIVVGEVKTCVKHPNADKLKVTTVDLGDGNPIQIVCGAPNVAAGQKVPVATVGTILYDEKGESFKIKKGKIRGEESHGMICAEDELGLGNGHDGIMVLDESLISGTPCSEVFNIETDYVFEIGLTPNRADGMSHFGVARDLRAGLIQQGINLELISPSVSNFHVDERTQKIDIEIEDKNLVPRYCGITITDIKIKESPEWIKNRLKAIGVTPKNNIVDITNYVLHELGQPLHAFDANKIAGGKVIVKTLEEGTKFTTLDEVERELSADDIMICDADNNPLCIGGVFGGLESGVKEHTTTIFLESAYFNPVSVRKTAKRHALNTDASFRFERGIDINLTKYALKRAALLIEEYAGGKMSSDVLDFYPKKIEDFQVFLSYEGAYRLIGQEIPKETIKNILASLEIKINSETEGGLGLTIPSYRVDVQREADIIEEILRVYGYNNIEFSHKLNTSISFDSNKDVKIENIVADQLTALGFNETMANSLTKAEYVALSEDLNEEYNVEMLNPLSNDLKVMRQSLLFSGLESVAYNINRKNNALKLYEFGKTYHKYESGYQEDKHLTLFITGNRTKDSWKTETQTSDFFYLKGIVTSLLTRLGLGNLKTSPIKSDMFSEGIIFSLGKTKLVEFGVIRNTILKEFSIKQEVLFADFNWQNILTFTGNKKIKVADLAKFPAVKRDLALLIDNKVEFKEVYNLAFQSEKKLLKEVDLFDVYEGDKLPDGKKSYAVSFVLQDENKTLADKQIDKIMQKLQQTFEKNLEAVLR; encoded by the coding sequence ATGAAGATATCATACAATTGGTTACGACAATTTTTACAAACAGACTGGGAAGCAGAGAAAACTGGTGAGTTATTAACAGATCTAGGTCTTGAAGTTGAAGGTATAGAAACTGTTGAAAGTATTAAAGGTAGCTTAAAAGGTATAGTAGTAGGAGAGGTTAAAACATGTGTGAAACATCCGAATGCTGATAAACTAAAAGTTACTACGGTAGATTTAGGTGACGGTAATCCCATACAAATTGTTTGTGGAGCACCTAATGTAGCTGCTGGTCAGAAAGTACCTGTAGCAACTGTTGGAACAATCTTATATGACGAAAAAGGTGAATCTTTTAAAATTAAGAAAGGAAAAATAAGAGGTGAGGAAAGCCATGGAATGATTTGTGCCGAAGATGAATTAGGTTTAGGTAATGGTCATGATGGAATTATGGTTTTAGATGAAAGCTTAATTTCAGGAACTCCTTGTTCTGAGGTTTTTAATATCGAAACAGATTATGTTTTCGAAATAGGTTTAACACCTAACCGTGCAGATGGAATGAGCCATTTTGGTGTAGCTCGTGATTTGCGTGCAGGATTAATTCAGCAAGGAATTAATTTAGAATTAATTTCTCCTTCAGTATCTAATTTTCATGTAGATGAACGTACGCAAAAAATAGATATTGAAATTGAAGATAAAAATTTAGTACCACGTTATTGTGGAATTACAATTACAGATATTAAGATTAAAGAATCTCCGGAGTGGATAAAAAATAGATTAAAAGCTATTGGGGTAACCCCCAAAAATAATATTGTAGATATTACAAATTATGTTTTACATGAGCTAGGGCAACCATTACATGCTTTTGATGCAAATAAAATTGCAGGTGGTAAAGTAATCGTAAAAACTTTAGAAGAAGGAACAAAGTTTACAACTTTAGATGAAGTAGAAAGAGAGTTATCTGCTGATGATATTATGATTTGTGATGCTGATAATAACCCATTATGTATTGGTGGTGTTTTTGGAGGTTTAGAATCGGGAGTTAAAGAACATACAACTACAATTTTCTTAGAAAGCGCTTATTTTAATCCAGTTTCAGTTCGTAAAACAGCAAAACGACATGCGTTAAATACTGATGCTTCTTTTCGTTTTGAAAGAGGAATTGATATTAATCTAACAAAATATGCTTTAAAACGTGCTGCTTTGTTAATTGAAGAATATGCTGGAGGAAAGATGTCTTCAGATGTTTTAGATTTTTACCCAAAGAAAATTGAAGACTTTCAAGTATTTTTATCTTATGAAGGTGCATATAGATTAATTGGTCAAGAAATACCTAAAGAAACTATAAAAAATATTTTAGCTTCTTTAGAGATAAAAATAAACAGTGAAACAGAAGGTGGTTTAGGATTAACAATACCTTCTTATAGAGTTGATGTACAACGTGAAGCTGATATTATTGAAGAGATTTTAAGAGTTTACGGTTATAATAACATTGAGTTTTCACATAAATTAAATACTTCAATTTCTTTTGATAGTAATAAAGATGTTAAGATAGAAAACATTGTTGCAGATCAATTAACTGCTTTAGGTTTTAATGAAACAATGGCAAACTCTTTAACAAAGGCTGAGTATGTAGCTTTATCAGAAGATTTAAATGAAGAGTACAACGTTGAGATGTTAAACCCTTTAAGTAATGACTTAAAGGTAATGCGTCAATCATTATTATTTAGTGGTTTAGAGTCTGTAGCATACAATATTAATAGAAAAAACAATGCTTTAAAACTTTATGAATTTGGTAAAACATATCATAAATACGAAAGCGGTTACCAAGAAGATAAACATTTAACATTATTTATTACTGGTAATAGAACCAAAGATAGTTGGAAAACTGAAACTCAAACATCAGACTTCTTTTACTTAAAAGGAATTGTAACTAGCTTATTAACTCGTTTAGGGTTAGGGAACTTAAAAACATCTCCAATAAAATCAGATATGTTTTCTGAAGGAATTATATTTAGCTTAGGTAAAACAAAGTTAGTTGAATTTGGAGTGATTAGAAACACTATTTTAAAAGAATTTTCTATTAAGCAAGAAGTATTATTTGCTGATTTTAATTGGCAAAATATTTTAACATTTACAGGTAATAAAAAAATAAAAGTAGCTGATTTAGCTAAGTTTCCTGCTGTGAAACGTGATTTAGCTTTGTTGATAGATAATAAAGTTGAATTTAAAGAAGTTTATAACTTGGCTTTTCAATCAGAGAAAAAATTATTAAAAGAAGTTGATTTGTTTGATGTTTATGAAGGTGATAAATTACCTGATGGTAAGAAGTCATATGCAGTAAGTTTCGTTTTACAAGATGAAAACAAAACGTTGGCAGATAAACAGATTGATAAAATAATGCAAAAGTTACAGCAAACATTCGAAAAGAATTTAGAAGCTGTTTTAAGATAA
- a CDS encoding endonuclease: MKKSLLFIALFISFSLFSQIPSYYNDVNLNQTSTALKNALATKIISTHAVNLSYSPEVWDALKQSDLDPTDNTKVILIYGYNDSDGNYITDRTRSKNANGGSAGSQWNREHVYPKSLGNPNLGTSGPGADVHHLRPADISFNGQRGSKKFVSGSGNAGSRSGGWYPGDEWKGDVARMMLYMYLRYNNQCLPSNVIIGTTNSSDNNMINLLLQWNAEDPVSSFEAQRNPILGGIQGNRNPFIDNPAFATQIWGGPQAEDLFGNGGGTSDTQAPTAPTNLTTASITETSVNLSWVNATDNVAVTGYEIYKGITKIATTVTNYYTVTGLTAATNYTFSIKAKDAANNISITSNTATIITKDAPSSGAATELFISEYVEGSSNNKALEIANFTGTTINLSGYSLKKASNGGGWTNALNLTGSLQNGKVYVIANTSASATIKNKAQLTESSISSFNGNDAIGLFKGSAIIDVIGNPNSSSTFAKDKTLQRKAAIKSPNTTYTTSEWNILSKDTFSGLGDHAINGGGSSVDTTVPTAPTNMAAKSTTETSLALNWTAATDNIAVTAYDVYKGTTKIATVTSTNYTVTNLTAATNYSFSVKAKDAANNVSNSSNIVNVTTLNTAVAYCNSNGNNANFEYIDNIVIGGISNTTTSNGGYGNFTSQTGNLSYGNNTIIVSAGFSSSSYTEFWKVWIDFNKNGIFENNEEVVSGSSSSAGNLSYNFSIPNAALTGKTRMRVSMKWNAAPTACEAFSYGEVEDYSVNIGVSAKGSNNYKTIIDGKLGDEAPIFNASIFPNPTADFIKIEMADDRTANFKITNTIGQEVLKGKVNHANINVSNLKKGVYILEVNDKQRSFTKKFIKN, encoded by the coding sequence ATGAAAAAATCATTACTCTTCATCGCTCTTTTTATTTCATTTTCATTATTCTCTCAAATACCATCTTATTATAATGATGTAAATCTAAACCAAACTAGCACAGCATTAAAAAACGCTTTAGCTACTAAAATAATTAGTACGCATGCTGTAAATTTATCGTACTCTCCTGAAGTATGGGATGCTTTAAAACAATCTGACTTAGACCCTACTGATAATACTAAAGTTATTTTAATTTATGGCTATAATGATTCTGATGGGAATTATATAACAGACAGAACTCGTAGTAAAAACGCTAATGGTGGTTCTGCTGGATCACAATGGAATAGAGAGCATGTGTATCCTAAATCTTTAGGGAATCCTAATTTAGGCACCTCTGGTCCTGGAGCAGATGTTCATCATTTAAGACCTGCTGATATTTCTTTTAACGGACAAAGAGGTAGTAAGAAATTTGTTTCAGGTTCGGGTAATGCAGGTAGTCGTTCTGGCGGATGGTATCCTGGTGATGAATGGAAAGGTGATGTTGCTCGTATGATGCTGTACATGTACTTGCGTTATAACAATCAGTGTTTACCTAGTAATGTTATTATTGGCACAACTAATTCTTCTGATAATAATATGATTAATTTATTATTACAATGGAATGCAGAAGACCCTGTATCTAGTTTCGAAGCACAACGCAATCCTATTTTAGGAGGAATTCAAGGTAATAGAAATCCTTTTATCGATAATCCTGCTTTTGCTACGCAAATTTGGGGAGGCCCACAAGCAGAAGATTTATTTGGTAATGGAGGTGGTACTTCAGATACTCAGGCTCCAACTGCTCCTACTAATTTAACTACCGCTAGCATTACAGAAACTTCTGTAAATTTATCTTGGGTTAATGCTACTGATAATGTTGCCGTAACCGGGTATGAGATATATAAAGGAATTACTAAAATAGCTACAACAGTTACAAATTATTATACAGTAACAGGTTTAACAGCTGCAACAAACTATACTTTTTCTATAAAAGCAAAAGATGCTGCTAATAACATCTCCATAACTAGTAATACCGCTACAATAATAACAAAAGATGCTCCTTCTTCTGGTGCTGCTACAGAATTGTTTATTTCTGAATATGTAGAAGGCTCTTCTAATAATAAGGCTTTAGAAATTGCTAACTTTACAGGTACTACGATTAATTTATCTGGATATTCTTTAAAGAAAGCTTCTAATGGTGGTGGATGGACTAACGCATTAAATTTAACTGGCTCATTACAAAACGGAAAGGTATATGTGATCGCAAATACTAGTGCTTCTGCTACAATTAAAAATAAGGCTCAATTAACCGAAAGTAGTATCTCTTCTTTTAATGGAAATGATGCTATCGGTTTATTTAAAGGGAGTGCTATTATTGATGTTATTGGAAACCCAAATAGCTCTTCAACATTTGCAAAAGACAAAACCTTGCAGAGAAAAGCTGCTATTAAATCTCCAAATACAACTTACACAACTTCTGAATGGAACATTCTTTCAAAAGATACTTTTAGTGGCTTAGGAGATCATGCAATTAATGGTGGCGGCTCATCAGTAGATACCACAGTTCCAACTGCTCCTACTAACATGGCAGCCAAGTCAACTACAGAAACCTCATTAGCTTTAAACTGGACAGCTGCGACTGATAATATTGCTGTAACAGCGTACGATGTTTACAAAGGAACAACCAAAATAGCTACAGTTACAAGCACAAATTATACTGTAACTAATTTAACAGCTGCAACAAACTATAGTTTTTCTGTAAAGGCAAAAGATGCTGCTAATAATGTTTCAAACTCAAGTAATATAGTTAATGTTACTACTCTAAACACGGCTGTTGCTTACTGTAATTCGAATGGTAACAACGCTAATTTTGAGTATATTGATAATATTGTTATTGGTGGAATTTCTAATACAACTACTTCAAACGGTGGTTATGGTAATTTTACTTCTCAAACAGGTAATTTAAGTTACGGAAACAATACAATTATTGTAAGTGCTGGTTTTTCAAGCTCATCATATACCGAATTTTGGAAAGTATGGATTGATTTTAATAAAAACGGAATTTTTGAAAACAACGAAGAGGTTGTTAGCGGATCTTCATCTAGCGCAGGTAATTTATCTTATAATTTTTCTATTCCTAACGCTGCTTTAACAGGAAAAACAAGAATGCGTGTTTCTATGAAATGGAATGCAGCGCCTACTGCTTGTGAAGCATTTTCTTATGGTGAAGTTGAAGATTATTCTGTTAACATAGGTGTTAGTGCTAAAGGAAGTAATAATTACAAAACTATAATTGATGGAAAATTAGGAGATGAAGCTCCAATATTTAACGCTTCTATTTTCCCTAACCCTACTGCCGATTTTATAAAAATTGAAATGGCTGATGATAGAACAGCTAATTTTAAAATTACAAACACCATTGGTCAAGAAGTTTTAAAAGGAAAGGTAAATCATGCTAATATTAATGTATCTAATCTAAAAAAAGGAGTGTATATTCTTGAAGTAAATGACAAGCAAAGATCATTTACTAAAAAGTTTATTAAAAACTAA
- a CDS encoding CoA pyrophosphatase yields MIFSDFINQIEKLQNKSLGGLTSQMKLAPKLRTQFSQELIDSKNPRRAAVLALFYPNKNNQTCFLLTERASYKGAHSAQISFPGGKTEKKDSSFEITALRETFEEVGVISEEIKIIRQLSDSYIPPSNFLVAPFIGMLKEKPNFSPNYEVANIIEVLITDLLNDNNLTSVEMETSYMKNTNVPCFKLNNYIVWGATAMMLSEIKDLFKE; encoded by the coding sequence ATGATTTTTTCTGATTTTATAAATCAAATAGAGAAATTACAAAACAAATCTTTAGGTGGGTTAACTTCACAAATGAAATTAGCTCCTAAACTAAGAACTCAGTTTTCTCAAGAGTTAATTGATAGTAAAAATCCAAGAAGAGCTGCCGTTTTAGCATTATTTTATCCTAACAAAAACAATCAAACATGTTTTTTACTAACAGAAAGAGCTAGCTATAAAGGAGCTCATTCGGCACAAATTAGCTTTCCAGGAGGTAAAACAGAAAAAAAAGATAGTTCTTTTGAAATAACAGCATTAAGAGAAACTTTTGAAGAAGTTGGTGTTATATCTGAAGAAATTAAAATTATTCGTCAACTTTCAGATTCTTACATTCCTCCTAGCAATTTTTTAGTTGCACCGTTTATAGGTATGCTTAAAGAAAAACCGAATTTTAGCCCAAACTATGAAGTTGCTAATATTATAGAAGTTTTAATTACTGATTTATTAAATGACAATAATTTAACATCAGTAGAAATGGAAACTTCTTATATGAAAAACACTAACGTACCATGCTTTAAACTAAACAATTATATCGTTTGGGGGGCAACTGCTATGATGTTATCAGAAATTAAAGATTTATTTAAAGAGTAA
- a CDS encoding 1-acyl-sn-glycerol-3-phosphate acyltransferase, translated as MPLFKRNPFGHILLLKRFLIQVLGVISHGRYRKFNDLQIEGMDILRNLPDKNVLFISNHQTYFADVASMFHVFNAALKGRDDNIRNIGYLWNPKLNIYYIAAGETMRAGLLPKIFAYVGSVSVERTWRSEGKDIKRKVKMSDISNIRMALNDGWVITFPQGTTTPFKPIRRGTAHIIKTCKPIVVPIVIDGFRRSFDKKGLMIKKRNVLQSMVIKEPLEIDYENEEVSSIIEKIEYAIEQHPSFLKVLTPKQIKEEQEYREKRRFWGSEHQSEE; from the coding sequence ATGCCTTTATTCAAAAGGAATCCATTCGGACATATTTTACTACTAAAACGTTTTCTAATACAAGTGCTGGGTGTTATTTCACACGGACGCTATCGTAAATTTAACGATTTACAAATTGAGGGTATGGATATTTTACGTAATCTACCTGACAAAAACGTTTTGTTTATTTCAAATCATCAAACATATTTTGCTGATGTAGCCTCTATGTTTCATGTTTTTAACGCTGCTTTAAAAGGACGTGATGACAACATTAGAAACATCGGCTATTTATGGAATCCTAAGCTAAATATTTATTACATTGCTGCTGGAGAGACTATGAGAGCTGGTTTATTACCTAAAATATTTGCTTATGTTGGCTCTGTTTCTGTTGAAAGAACTTGGAGAAGTGAAGGTAAAGACATAAAAAGAAAAGTAAAAATGTCTGATATTTCTAATATCCGTATGGCTTTAAATGATGGATGGGTTATTACTTTCCCACAAGGAACTACTACACCATTTAAACCAATTCGTCGTGGTACAGCACACATTATAAAAACATGTAAACCTATCGTAGTACCTATTGTTATTGATGGATTTAGACGTTCTTTTGATAAAAAAGGGTTGATGATTAAAAAACGTAATGTTTTACAATCAATGGTTATTAAAGAGCCTTTAGAAATTGATTATGAAAACGAAGAAGTATCAAGTATTATTGAAAAAATAGAATACGCAATAGAGCAACATCCTTCGTTTTTAAAGGTGCTAACACCAAAGCAAATAAAAGAAGAACAGGAATATAGAGAAAAAAGACGTTTTTGGGGTTCAGAACATCAAAGTGAAGAATAA
- a CDS encoding M42 family metallopeptidase has translation MANNKSILNEKSIDFLAKYLNNAAPTGYEWEGQRIWMDYLKPYVDEFITDTYGSAVGVINPDAKYKVVIEGHADEISWYVNYISDDGLIYVIRNGGSDHQIAPSKIVNIHTKNGIVKGVFGWPAIHTRNKAKEEAPKPDNIFIDTGCATKEEVEKLGVHVGCVITYPDEFHILNGDKFVCRALDNRMGGFMIAEVARLLKENKKELPFGLYITNSVQEEIGLRGAEMIAQTIKPNVAIVTDVTHDTTTPMIDKKKEGLLELGKGPVIAYAPAVQQKLRDLIIDAAEANKIPFQRSALSRATGTDTDAFAYSNGGVASALISLPLRYMHTTVEMVHRDDVENVIKMIYESLLKIENGEDFSYFK, from the coding sequence ATGGCTAATAATAAATCAATTTTAAATGAGAAATCAATCGATTTCTTAGCTAAATACTTAAATAACGCAGCACCTACAGGATACGAGTGGGAAGGTCAAAGGATTTGGATGGACTATCTTAAACCTTATGTTGATGAGTTTATTACCGACACTTATGGTTCGGCAGTTGGAGTTATTAATCCTGATGCAAAATATAAAGTAGTTATTGAAGGACATGCTGATGAAATTTCATGGTATGTAAACTATATTTCTGATGATGGATTAATTTATGTTATTCGTAATGGTGGTTCAGATCATCAAATTGCACCAAGTAAAATTGTAAATATCCACACTAAAAACGGTATTGTAAAAGGTGTTTTTGGTTGGCCAGCAATTCATACACGTAACAAAGCTAAAGAAGAAGCTCCGAAACCTGATAATATTTTTATTGACACTGGTTGTGCAACCAAAGAAGAAGTTGAAAAATTAGGAGTTCATGTTGGTTGTGTTATTACGTATCCGGATGAATTTCATATTTTAAACGGAGATAAATTTGTATGTCGTGCCCTAGATAATAGAATGGGTGGATTTATGATTGCCGAAGTTGCTCGTTTATTAAAAGAAAACAAAAAGGAACTTCCTTTCGGATTATATATTACCAACTCTGTACAAGAAGAAATTGGTTTGCGTGGTGCTGAAATGATTGCTCAAACCATAAAACCTAATGTAGCTATCGTTACTGATGTAACTCACGATACAACTACACCAATGATAGACAAGAAAAAAGAAGGTCTTTTAGAGTTAGGTAAAGGTCCTGTAATTGCTTATGCACCTGCAGTACAACAAAAACTACGTGATTTAATTATTGATGCTGCTGAAGCTAACAAAATTCCTTTTCAGCGCTCAGCTTTATCAAGAGCTACAGGTACCGATACTGATGCTTTTGCGTACAGTAACGGAGGTGTTGCTTCTGCGTTAATTTCTTTACCATTACGCTACATGCATACTACTGTTGAAATGGTACACAGAGATGATGTTGAGAATGTAATTAAAATGATTTACGAAAGTTTATTAAAAATAGAAAACGGAGAAGATTTTTCTTATTTTAAGTAA
- a CDS encoding class I SAM-dependent methyltransferase, giving the protein MLSKPEKAVLRDKLFRHLDGIVTCPSAHVLQEKGVTNYLLEKNSVSLADISTKFKANDGYLNVALRTFCSQGWLTQHVNNTNNTVLFKTNELSAIAFSYFHLYKEAFLLLKFSEDYSPRKFETAAFLKLESLYNNFKNNFGVAVPTDTKGKEIFDQIIAHIEGIIIGPTVVLLGMSGMFHKYFMQTKFKAEEFHKDADNFGRLLNILTSLEWFYKTKDSYEFTDKGLFFARRASAYGVTISYIPTLRKLDKLIFGNPRIFKTSKISNEEIHVDREMNVWGSGGAHAAYFRVIDEIIINLFNKPIHEQPKGILDVGCGNGAFLKHLFNVIEHQTNRGKVLEDHPLLLIGVDYNQAALKITRKNLVQADIWAKVIWGDIGNPKAMSEDLQEKYGINLSDLLNVRTFLDHNRIWEAPKPTANLSISTSSGSYAYKGKRLNNNFVIESLKQHFNKWTPYISKFGLLLIELHTSKPELVSQSIGKTAATAYDATHGYSDQYIIELDSYMKAMEDIGLVPDKNTFRKFPNSDLATVSINLFKSK; this is encoded by the coding sequence ATGCTATCAAAACCAGAAAAGGCCGTATTAAGAGATAAACTATTCCGTCATCTAGACGGTATTGTAACATGTCCTTCCGCGCATGTTTTACAAGAAAAAGGAGTCACCAACTATTTATTAGAAAAAAATTCGGTGAGTTTAGCTGATATCTCAACTAAATTTAAGGCTAATGATGGGTATTTAAATGTAGCTTTAAGAACTTTTTGCTCACAAGGCTGGCTCACACAGCATGTTAATAACACTAACAATACAGTACTTTTTAAAACGAATGAACTATCTGCCATAGCCTTTTCTTATTTCCATTTGTATAAAGAAGCCTTTTTATTATTAAAATTTTCTGAAGATTATAGTCCTAGAAAATTTGAAACAGCTGCTTTTTTAAAACTTGAAAGTTTGTACAATAATTTTAAAAATAACTTCGGAGTTGCAGTTCCAACTGACACTAAGGGTAAAGAAATTTTTGACCAAATTATAGCCCATATTGAAGGAATTATTATTGGGCCTACTGTTGTGTTATTAGGAATGAGTGGAATGTTTCATAAATACTTTATGCAAACAAAATTTAAAGCTGAAGAATTTCACAAAGACGCTGATAATTTTGGGCGTTTACTAAATATACTTACTAGCCTAGAATGGTTTTACAAAACAAAAGATTCTTATGAATTTACTGATAAGGGATTATTCTTTGCAAGAAGAGCAAGTGCCTATGGAGTAACGATTTCTTATATACCTACACTTAGAAAATTGGATAAACTCATTTTTGGAAATCCTAGAATTTTCAAAACATCGAAGATTAGTAATGAGGAGATCCATGTGGATAGAGAAATGAATGTTTGGGGAAGCGGAGGTGCACATGCTGCTTATTTTAGAGTGATAGATGAAATTATTATAAACTTATTTAATAAACCAATACACGAACAACCAAAAGGTATTTTAGATGTAGGTTGTGGTAATGGCGCTTTTTTAAAGCATTTATTTAATGTTATTGAGCATCAAACTAACCGAGGAAAGGTTTTAGAAGACCACCCATTATTACTTATTGGGGTTGATTATAACCAAGCAGCTCTAAAAATCACCAGAAAAAATTTAGTACAGGCTGATATTTGGGCAAAAGTAATTTGGGGAGATATTGGAAACCCAAAAGCCATGTCTGAAGATTTACAAGAAAAATATGGAATTAACTTATCTGATTTATTAAATGTTCGTACGTTTTTAGACCATAATAGAATTTGGGAAGCACCAAAACCTACTGCCAACCTTAGCATTTCTACTTCTTCTGGTTCCTATGCCTATAAAGGAAAACGGTTGAATAATAATTTTGTGATAGAGTCCTTAAAACAACACTTTAATAAATGGACTCCCTACATTAGTAAATTCGGATTGTTATTGATAGAATTACATACTTCAAAACCAGAATTGGTATCACAAAGTATTGGAAAAACTGCTGCAACAGCATACGACGCTACTCACGGGTACTCTGATCAATATATTATTGAACTTGATAGCTATATGAAAGCAATGGAAGATATTGGACTAGTACCTGATAAAAATACCTTTAGAAAATTCCCTAATTCCGATTTGGCAACGGTTTCTA